A single window of Rubripirellula lacrimiformis DNA harbors:
- the cas2 gene encoding CRISPR-associated endonuclease Cas2, which translates to MRRIYLITYDVCDAKRLRQIFKCLRGWGDHLQYSVFECQLTDADLLRCKAQMADILHHGEDQALVIDLGPAASRSETLVQAIGKPYSAMAAPCFVV; encoded by the coding sequence ATGCGACGAATCTACCTGATCACTTACGACGTTTGTGATGCCAAACGACTGCGGCAGATTTTCAAATGTCTGCGTGGTTGGGGCGACCATCTGCAGTACAGCGTATTTGAATGCCAGCTGACCGACGCCGACTTGCTGCGTTGCAAGGCCCAGATGGCGGACATTTTGCACCACGGCGAGGACCAAGCCCTGGTGATCGATCTCGGCCCCGCGGCGTCTCGCAGCGAAACGCTTGTCCAAGCGATCGGCAAACCTTATTCGGCCATGGCGGCCCCCTGTTTCGTCGTCTAA
- a CDS encoding ATP-binding protein: MDPRTNPFAPGAGTPPPELAGREHLLEAASIAVDRLAGQLNSRGMVFYGLRGVGKTVLLQQMRLNASAAGYVTVPIEAPENRSLPSILLPALRATIIKNSTGAAAKAKFRDLLGVLASFAKAVKVKYDDVEVVLDVAPTLGIADSGDLESDLCSLFLELGKVAADQSTMVAIYIDELQFVSELELAALISALHQISQQRLPVTLFAAGLPQLLGQLGKAKSYAERLFDFQEIGSLDRPAAANALTIPAGQQAVEFDAPALEHILDETKCYPYFIQEWGQHAWQIAPTSPITLSDAKATTESAIAHLDSSFFRVRFDRLTPQEKRYMRAMAELGPGAHRSGDVAEVLSRSVQSLGPCRSSLIKKGMAYSASHGDIAFTVPLFEGFMKRTMDLVID, from the coding sequence ATGGACCCGCGCACGAACCCGTTTGCACCTGGAGCCGGCACGCCTCCGCCCGAATTGGCAGGACGTGAGCATCTGCTCGAAGCGGCATCCATCGCCGTCGATCGGCTGGCCGGGCAGCTCAATAGCCGGGGAATGGTGTTCTACGGTTTACGTGGGGTCGGAAAAACGGTGCTGCTGCAGCAGATGCGACTCAATGCTTCCGCCGCCGGCTATGTGACCGTTCCGATCGAAGCACCCGAGAATCGCTCGCTGCCGTCGATCCTGTTGCCGGCTCTGCGCGCGACCATCATCAAAAACTCGACCGGGGCAGCTGCGAAGGCAAAGTTCCGCGACCTGTTGGGCGTGCTGGCTTCGTTCGCCAAAGCGGTCAAGGTCAAGTACGACGATGTCGAAGTCGTTCTGGACGTCGCTCCGACCTTGGGGATCGCCGATAGCGGAGACCTGGAGAGTGACCTGTGCAGCCTGTTCCTAGAGCTGGGCAAAGTTGCGGCAGATCAGTCGACCATGGTCGCCATTTACATCGACGAATTGCAGTTCGTTTCCGAGCTAGAACTGGCTGCACTGATTTCGGCGTTGCATCAAATCAGTCAGCAGCGGCTACCTGTAACCCTGTTCGCGGCTGGCTTGCCTCAACTGCTTGGCCAACTTGGCAAAGCAAAGTCATACGCAGAACGACTTTTTGATTTTCAAGAAATCGGTTCACTCGACCGGCCCGCGGCCGCCAATGCGTTGACCATCCCCGCCGGTCAGCAAGCGGTTGAGTTTGATGCTCCGGCTCTGGAGCACATCCTTGATGAAACGAAGTGCTACCCCTATTTCATCCAAGAATGGGGACAGCACGCATGGCAGATTGCGCCCACATCGCCGATTACGCTGAGCGATGCGAAGGCGACCACGGAATCAGCCATCGCGCATTTGGACAGCAGCTTTTTTCGAGTTCGCTTTGATCGCTTGACTCCGCAGGAGAAACGATACATGCGAGCGATGGCGGAACTTGGCCCCGGCGCTCATCGCAGTGGTGACGTGGCAGAGGTGCTGTCCAGATCCGTGCAAAGTCTGGGGCCGTGTCGCAGTTCGCTGATCAAGAAAGGGATGGCTTACAGTGCGTCGCACGGCGACATTGCATTCACCGTTCCCTTGTTCGAAGGGTTCATGAAACGCACGATGGATTTAGTGATCGATTGA
- the pgsA gene encoding CDP-diacylglycerol--glycerol-3-phosphate 3-phosphatidyltransferase, producing the protein MTTTTVMSPKPVSIYNVPNALTTARFALAIAVMALIPMGNHIAALIIFSIAVSTDWMDGYWARKYGQVTKLGRIFDPFVDKIIICGTFIALVEVAGSGVASWMATIVVARELLVTSLRAIIEGSGGDFSANQLGKWKMVLQCAAVISILLSLINPSVAWLGWAGQIFLWSSIALTLYSGYVYVIAASKVMRDAPADL; encoded by the coding sequence ATGACCACGACAACCGTAATGAGCCCAAAGCCGGTATCGATCTACAACGTGCCCAACGCGCTGACAACAGCTCGCTTTGCGCTCGCGATCGCCGTCATGGCACTGATCCCGATGGGCAATCACATTGCCGCGTTGATCATTTTTTCCATCGCCGTGTCAACCGACTGGATGGACGGATACTGGGCTCGCAAGTACGGGCAAGTCACCAAACTGGGCCGCATCTTCGACCCGTTTGTCGACAAAATCATCATCTGCGGCACGTTCATCGCGTTGGTCGAAGTCGCCGGTTCTGGCGTCGCATCTTGGATGGCGACCATCGTGGTCGCACGTGAACTGCTGGTGACCAGCCTGCGGGCGATCATCGAAGGCAGTGGTGGCGACTTTTCAGCCAACCAGCTCGGCAAATGGAAAATGGTGCTGCAGTGTGCCGCGGTGATCTCGATCCTGCTGTCGCTGATCAACCCGAGCGTCGCGTGGCTAGGCTGGGCCGGACAAATCTTCTTGTGGTCATCGATCGCACTGACGCTGTATTCCGGGTATGTCTATGTCATCGCTGCGTCCAAAGTGATGCGTGACGCTCCGGCGGACCTGTAA
- the cas3g gene encoding type I-G CRISPR-associated helicase/endonuclease Cas3g yields MTAGSEMQSWFNELTGHDSPRPWQLDLLQQNQCRSKLLRIPTGMGKTEGVLSAWLYHRIVRKDESWPRRLVWCLPMRVLVEQTVAVAEAIAKRVKNGPSVGVLMGGEDMEEWFLQPEQPWILIGTQDMLLSRALNRGYASGRARWPMEFGLLNQDSLWVMDEIQLMDVGLATSAQLQSYRDQDAGKSLRPCYTWWMSATLQPDWLHSVDSASSFDQWATTPCVVPPEDRHGGLWETSKSISTDAIASTDSRVFAERVLVEHEQTEPSEFGRVTLVVCNTVDRACDTFDALKKESPETEVHLVHGRFRPWERKPWRDKFLSRSACTPDADRIIVATQVVEAGVDISSGCLVTELAPWPNLVQRFGRCARYGDAGRVIVIDRGQDEKSSPPYSADSLTSAWAAVQSLSDVGIKRLEEYEEQLEDDARALLYPYEPAHLLMRNEFDELFDTTPDLTGADLDISRFIRSGEERDVKVFWIQIAKAKTPDQKRQPQRAELCSVPFMKSRDWLCGKETQTNRKPGLRGGMLAWVWDWLDGEWVVARRESLLPGRIVCVAASAGGYTTVQGFTPNASDAVPVVEHNGTELDAVDEADNEHDGEALSFSEWKTIACHSDEVIEAVARMAEQLQFPPNLTRILKLAARWHDVGKSHPAFQGAIVDATDESRPVRCDLAKGPPSAWVQPPGTYRMTDDGNRREYRRSFRHELASAMALFTVAKIYQPDHPGLLGPWREIFKEMGQSLECLPTRENPPDEIQAVLDCTSEEFDLLVYLVASHHGKVRVSLHASPADQDFHARANDDRGLPIRGVRNGDILPSITISVGGQQLPELPLSLAPAAMGLSHETGASWRERCQSLLTTHGPARLAMLEAILRAADVEASRLNAEDAAIMDEVTV; encoded by the coding sequence ATGACCGCAGGATCAGAAATGCAATCATGGTTCAATGAACTGACCGGACATGACTCACCACGGCCATGGCAGTTAGATCTGCTCCAGCAGAATCAGTGCCGGAGCAAGTTGTTGCGTATTCCAACTGGGATGGGCAAGACGGAAGGTGTGTTGTCGGCGTGGCTGTATCATCGAATCGTTCGCAAGGATGAAAGCTGGCCGAGGCGGTTGGTGTGGTGCTTGCCAATGCGGGTACTTGTGGAACAAACCGTGGCGGTGGCGGAGGCAATTGCCAAGCGTGTGAAAAATGGGCCGAGTGTCGGGGTGCTAATGGGCGGCGAGGACATGGAAGAATGGTTTCTACAGCCGGAGCAGCCTTGGATTTTGATTGGCACGCAGGATATGCTGCTGTCTCGCGCATTAAATCGTGGATACGCTAGCGGTCGCGCCCGATGGCCGATGGAGTTTGGTCTTCTGAACCAGGACTCGTTGTGGGTGATGGACGAGATTCAGTTGATGGATGTCGGTTTGGCGACCTCCGCTCAACTCCAGTCGTATCGTGATCAGGATGCGGGTAAGAGTCTGCGACCGTGCTATACATGGTGGATGAGCGCGACACTGCAACCGGATTGGCTGCATAGCGTCGACTCAGCATCATCGTTTGATCAATGGGCGACTACGCCTTGCGTCGTGCCGCCGGAAGATCGCCACGGAGGGCTTTGGGAAACCTCTAAGTCGATCTCTACCGATGCGATCGCTTCAACTGATAGTCGAGTTTTCGCGGAACGTGTTTTAGTCGAGCATGAGCAGACTGAGCCGAGTGAGTTCGGGCGTGTTACGCTGGTTGTATGCAACACTGTTGATCGCGCCTGCGATACCTTCGACGCACTGAAGAAAGAATCGCCAGAAACCGAAGTGCATCTAGTCCATGGTCGTTTTCGTCCATGGGAACGCAAGCCGTGGCGTGACAAGTTTTTGAGTCGCTCGGCATGCACGCCAGACGCGGATCGAATCATCGTCGCGACACAGGTTGTAGAAGCGGGGGTCGACATTTCGTCTGGCTGTTTGGTCACGGAACTTGCGCCGTGGCCAAATCTTGTTCAGCGATTCGGACGTTGTGCTCGCTACGGTGACGCCGGACGAGTGATTGTGATTGATCGTGGCCAGGACGAAAAATCGTCGCCACCCTACTCCGCTGACTCACTCACAAGTGCCTGGGCAGCGGTGCAGTCGCTGTCAGACGTTGGTATCAAGCGTCTCGAGGAATACGAGGAGCAACTCGAAGATGATGCGAGAGCTTTGCTGTATCCCTATGAACCGGCGCATTTGCTGATGCGGAATGAGTTTGACGAGTTGTTCGACACAACGCCTGATCTCACCGGTGCGGACTTGGACATCAGCCGCTTCATTCGGTCCGGAGAGGAACGCGACGTCAAAGTGTTTTGGATCCAAATTGCGAAAGCCAAAACGCCCGACCAAAAACGACAACCGCAACGAGCGGAGCTGTGCTCCGTCCCGTTTATGAAGTCGCGAGACTGGCTTTGCGGCAAGGAAACACAGACCAATCGCAAGCCAGGACTGCGTGGCGGAATGCTCGCTTGGGTTTGGGATTGGCTCGACGGCGAGTGGGTCGTCGCTCGACGGGAATCGTTGCTGCCCGGTCGAATCGTTTGCGTTGCTGCCTCCGCTGGTGGGTACACAACCGTGCAAGGTTTTACCCCCAATGCAAGCGATGCCGTTCCAGTTGTCGAACACAACGGTACCGAGTTAGATGCAGTTGACGAAGCAGACAACGAGCACGATGGCGAAGCGTTGAGTTTCAGCGAGTGGAAAACGATTGCATGTCATAGTGATGAGGTCATCGAAGCGGTGGCCCGCATGGCGGAGCAATTGCAGTTTCCGCCGAATCTCACTCGTATTCTGAAACTAGCAGCACGTTGGCACGACGTTGGTAAATCGCATCCTGCGTTTCAAGGTGCCATTGTTGATGCAACGGATGAAAGCCGGCCGGTGCGATGCGACCTGGCGAAAGGTCCACCATCGGCTTGGGTACAGCCACCCGGCACGTACAGAATGACGGATGATGGAAATCGTCGAGAATACCGACGTTCATTTCGGCATGAACTTGCCAGCGCAATGGCATTGTTTACAGTCGCGAAAATTTATCAGCCGGACCATCCTGGGCTGCTCGGTCCGTGGAGAGAAATTTTCAAGGAAATGGGTCAGTCACTCGAATGCCTGCCAACGCGTGAGAATCCGCCCGACGAAATCCAAGCGGTTCTAGACTGTACGTCGGAAGAATTCGACCTGCTCGTTTACTTAGTTGCCAGTCATCACGGCAAGGTGCGTGTATCGCTACATGCGTCGCCAGCCGATCAGGATTTTCATGCTCGGGCCAATGACGATCGTGGGCTGCCAATACGTGGAGTTCGAAATGGGGACATCTTGCCATCCATCACAATTTCGGTGGGCGGCCAACAGTTGCCTGAGTTGCCGCTCAGTCTGGCTCCGGCCGCAATGGGTTTGTCCCACGAAACGGGGGCGAGCTGGCGTGAACGTTGTCAGTCGTTACTGACGACGCATGGCCCAGCGCGGCTGGCCATGTTGGAGGCCATTCTACGTGCGGCCGACGTGGAAGCGTCGCGACTAAACGCAGAAGATGCAGCGATCATGGACGAGGTTACCGTATGA
- the cas7g gene encoding type I-G CRISPR-associated RAMP protein Csb1/Cas7g, with translation MPDLSALAQENRVLFNVALQPIQGDRFQPTGFPNLGAATYQTSVGQKLLVESAQSMANRLETVCWDAASQKPIDALDGISHVTVNRKGQFMTDTMLEAHRLNSPYLLAGTDTSFINKLKADLGGLAEGPIDRRKLAEIVFKYDVGSLIHGLFLAKSELAGGRLRIARAVSAFVEANEVRVAASGGVKNDHVNPSGETKSGFGNVPFARDEYTASEITCFINLDLAQIRGYGLGDDATELIVLLTLHRVRRLLDSDLRLRTACDLEPIERDNITAKRPKDFILPSLADLEASLPGAIKKCKDKMVHETVEFNDELKKAKEKKETTDDNADSQSEA, from the coding sequence ATGCCTGATTTGTCTGCACTTGCGCAAGAAAACCGAGTCCTGTTCAATGTGGCGTTACAGCCGATTCAGGGTGACCGTTTTCAACCGACCGGATTTCCCAACCTAGGTGCTGCCACTTATCAAACCAGCGTCGGGCAAAAGCTTTTGGTGGAAAGTGCGCAAAGCATGGCCAACCGTCTGGAAACTGTCTGCTGGGATGCAGCGTCTCAAAAACCAATCGACGCTCTCGATGGCATCAGTCACGTCACGGTCAATCGCAAAGGCCAGTTTATGACAGATACGATGCTGGAAGCGCATCGGTTGAACAGCCCTTACCTGCTTGCAGGAACTGATACGTCTTTTATCAATAAACTGAAGGCAGACCTTGGCGGTTTGGCGGAAGGCCCGATCGATCGTCGTAAGCTGGCAGAAATCGTTTTCAAATATGATGTCGGTAGCCTCATCCATGGACTGTTTCTCGCCAAAAGCGAACTCGCCGGTGGACGTCTCCGCATCGCACGCGCGGTCTCCGCCTTTGTCGAGGCCAATGAAGTTCGGGTCGCCGCGTCGGGAGGAGTGAAGAACGACCACGTCAACCCATCGGGCGAAACTAAATCGGGTTTTGGTAATGTCCCTTTCGCGCGAGATGAATACACCGCCAGCGAAATTACATGTTTCATCAATCTCGACTTGGCGCAGATTCGTGGCTACGGACTAGGCGACGATGCGACCGAGTTGATTGTCCTGCTGACGTTGCACCGCGTCCGCCGATTACTTGATAGTGACCTGCGGCTACGTACCGCCTGCGATCTCGAACCAATTGAGCGGGACAATATCACTGCCAAACGACCAAAGGACTTCATACTACCAAGCCTTGCGGATCTGGAAGCCTCGCTTCCAGGTGCAATCAAGAAGTGCAAGGACAAGATGGTTCATGAAACCGTGGAGTTCAACGACGAACTGAAGAAGGCGAAAGAAAAGAAAGAAACGACGGACGACAACGCCGACTCTCAGTCGGAGGCATAA
- the csb2 gene encoding type I-G CRISPR-associated protein Csb2 — MPTISMTFPGGRYHATPWGHHVNEGQIEWPPSPWRLLRALIATGYATQGWTEIPPIGRRLLESLADVLPQYEVPSASSAHSRHYMPMGKLDKNIEKTTLVFDTWANVGDGELKVRWDCDLDAEASELFTRLVESLGYVGRSESWVEASVTLDEERFDEQRTVRPHGTDYYPGPEYEQFHVMAATSPSAYEVWRQRRGEQALENLSLPDGKKKPTQSLLKKRTAALLPFPEDLIECLQKDTVWWKKQHNWSQPPGSQRVLYWRRTDALVVSKPALPRPSVARPVSAMLLAISTASRNKSALPSVIRTLPQAELFHRAIVGRVAKGNHVHCPELTGKDGDGEPLKGSHRHAHILPLDLDADGQLDHILIYASMGLGDAAQTAIRTMKRTYTKGGVGELQVSLVGRGDLESLRNLPEFLQPQIQRLLGPPDGCRSWISVTPFVAPRYVKRNGKNTLVGQVAAELASRKLPTASKIAILPPDAGLPFSSVPKLRHFKRTRQHGGTPPPSDSGFALRIELDAPIVGPLTLGYGSHFGLGLFSAVDE, encoded by the coding sequence ATGCCGACCATCTCAATGACCTTTCCCGGAGGTCGCTACCATGCGACTCCTTGGGGGCATCATGTTAATGAAGGGCAAATTGAATGGCCGCCCAGTCCCTGGCGACTGCTGCGCGCCTTGATCGCAACCGGCTACGCAACCCAGGGCTGGACCGAGATTCCGCCTATCGGACGCAGACTGCTTGAATCACTCGCCGACGTGCTTCCACAGTATGAAGTCCCGTCGGCTAGCAGTGCCCACAGTCGTCATTACATGCCGATGGGAAAGCTGGATAAGAATATTGAAAAAACCACGCTAGTATTCGATACCTGGGCCAATGTTGGTGACGGCGAACTGAAGGTCCGCTGGGATTGTGATCTCGATGCCGAGGCAAGCGAACTCTTCACAAGGCTGGTTGAAAGCTTGGGTTACGTTGGTCGAAGTGAAAGCTGGGTCGAAGCATCTGTGACTCTTGATGAGGAGCGATTTGACGAACAGCGTACGGTTCGCCCGCATGGTACCGACTATTACCCCGGCCCGGAGTACGAGCAATTTCATGTAATGGCAGCCACGTCTCCCTCCGCGTATGAGGTCTGGCGTCAGAGACGCGGTGAACAAGCGCTGGAGAATTTGTCACTACCCGACGGCAAGAAAAAGCCCACGCAGTCCTTGCTAAAGAAGCGAACTGCGGCGCTGCTTCCTTTTCCAGAAGACCTCATTGAGTGTTTACAGAAAGACACCGTGTGGTGGAAAAAACAGCACAACTGGAGTCAGCCACCTGGCTCGCAACGAGTCCTTTATTGGCGGCGGACGGACGCGTTGGTTGTTTCCAAGCCGGCCCTGCCAAGGCCGTCTGTAGCACGTCCGGTATCAGCAATGTTGCTGGCAATTTCCACTGCCAGTCGAAACAAGTCGGCTCTGCCATCGGTGATCCGAACACTGCCTCAGGCCGAACTTTTTCACCGTGCGATCGTTGGGCGGGTTGCAAAAGGAAATCACGTTCACTGCCCTGAGTTAACGGGCAAGGACGGCGACGGTGAGCCGCTAAAAGGATCGCATCGACACGCTCACATCTTGCCACTGGACCTTGATGCTGACGGACAACTCGACCATATCTTGATCTATGCTTCCATGGGACTAGGGGACGCCGCCCAGACTGCGATTCGAACCATGAAGCGTACCTACACCAAAGGCGGCGTCGGCGAACTGCAAGTCTCACTTGTCGGTCGCGGTGACCTCGAGTCACTTCGCAACCTGCCCGAATTTCTGCAGCCACAAATTCAGCGGCTACTCGGTCCACCCGATGGATGTCGTTCCTGGATCAGCGTTACCCCGTTCGTGGCTCCACGGTACGTCAAACGAAATGGAAAGAACACCCTGGTTGGCCAGGTCGCGGCCGAGCTAGCTTCTCGCAAGCTTCCGACTGCCAGCAAAATCGCAATCTTGCCACCAGACGCAGGCTTACCGTTTTCCAGTGTTCCGAAGCTTCGACATTTCAAACGCACCCGGCAACACGGTGGAACACCACCACCAAGCGATTCGGGTTTTGCGCTGCGAATCGAACTGGACGCGCCCATTGTTGGCCCTCTGACGCTTGGCTATGGCAGTCATTTTGGACTGGGACTATTTTCGGCAGTGGACGAATGA
- the cas8g1 gene encoding type I-G CRISPR-associated protein Cas8g1/Csx17, whose protein sequence is MNTTLHRLTGCAPTPLALYLKALGILRIVSKHDPNARGWWQDERFCLLCNLDENELRQFFLNDYSPTPIFNPWGARSGFYAGGSESTARLALQMIENSDSTRLSGFRKTIAIIRQEVERFGGEKPDKKDEYEFVQAIRRKVRDGSEKWLGTVMVSIGDQCLKPPIFGSGGNEGSGGYASAYLAAVTECIVRREADSQLDAALYDLSFCPTITWDGGFGAATKPGSEKTVKKSVNGPFRQFLPEGDGTAWGLLLAFEGALVIQSSVVRRSTITRAKVSSPFYFEPHGVGTPTSCDSDEFVMNKGKRLPGRGEQWFPIWHRPTRYLEVESLFLEGRCSNSRRSAQDPIDAARAVTRLGVTLGITEFLRYGYFQRNNLATHFAVPLGSVRVRENPRSNLVDDLAGWMNKLQRLARDNHAPARLVQVERRLADAVFAALTHDDTPQRWRAVLDAAVDVEVLQAGGTAITAGPIPKLRPDWVAAIHDGSCEVRLARSLAGAAAQSSGHDPVRHHWLPLESPWANRFQVSDKRLANDPRVVAKGRDAVADCAAVVERRLIDAEQDNQRRLPLKSAIGCHARLTDIAELIDGHVDLERVVKLARALMALDWPAWRRDYRELLPAQPPESVYENHPDEAWLAVKLACLPCPIAKGLDIPVEPSIVRRLIAGDAASAVQAASRRLGACGLRLPFSGAIADADTARLWAAALVFPVSQASARRAANILVPDYFGENNA, encoded by the coding sequence ATGAACACGACACTTCACCGACTGACAGGCTGTGCCCCGACTCCGCTGGCCCTCTATTTGAAAGCCCTTGGCATCCTGCGAATCGTTTCAAAACATGATCCCAACGCTCGTGGATGGTGGCAAGATGAACGCTTTTGCTTGCTTTGCAACCTTGATGAAAACGAGTTGCGACAGTTTTTTCTCAACGATTATTCACCAACCCCGATTTTTAATCCGTGGGGCGCACGATCGGGATTCTATGCGGGCGGAAGCGAGTCCACCGCTCGGCTCGCGTTGCAGATGATCGAGAATTCTGACTCAACGCGATTGTCTGGATTCAGAAAGACGATTGCCATAATTCGCCAAGAAGTTGAACGATTCGGTGGTGAGAAACCGGACAAAAAAGATGAATACGAATTTGTGCAAGCAATTCGACGAAAGGTTAGAGACGGGAGTGAAAAATGGCTAGGCACTGTCATGGTTAGTATCGGTGACCAGTGTCTTAAGCCACCGATATTTGGTTCTGGTGGCAACGAGGGAAGCGGTGGATATGCTTCCGCCTACTTGGCTGCCGTGACAGAGTGCATCGTTCGTAGAGAAGCGGACTCCCAACTGGACGCGGCTCTATACGACCTTTCATTTTGTCCGACGATAACGTGGGATGGCGGATTTGGTGCTGCAACAAAGCCAGGAAGCGAAAAGACAGTTAAGAAGAGTGTAAACGGCCCTTTCCGGCAGTTTCTGCCTGAAGGTGATGGCACCGCATGGGGATTGCTCCTCGCATTCGAAGGTGCCCTCGTGATCCAATCGAGCGTAGTTCGGCGATCGACCATCACTCGGGCGAAAGTTAGCTCTCCGTTCTATTTTGAACCTCACGGTGTTGGCACGCCTACAAGCTGTGATTCCGATGAATTTGTAATGAACAAAGGGAAACGGCTGCCTGGACGTGGGGAGCAGTGGTTTCCAATTTGGCACCGACCAACTCGTTACCTTGAAGTCGAGTCACTCTTCCTTGAAGGACGGTGTTCAAACAGCAGGCGTTCTGCACAAGACCCCATTGACGCTGCTAGAGCCGTGACACGCCTCGGCGTGACTCTAGGTATCACAGAATTTTTGCGATACGGGTACTTTCAGCGGAACAATCTCGCCACTCACTTCGCCGTCCCACTTGGTAGTGTTCGGGTGCGTGAAAATCCGCGATCCAATCTCGTGGATGATCTGGCCGGATGGATGAACAAGCTGCAACGACTGGCACGTGACAATCACGCTCCGGCGCGGTTGGTTCAAGTCGAACGCCGATTGGCAGATGCAGTCTTCGCCGCTCTGACTCACGATGACACGCCACAGCGTTGGCGAGCAGTACTAGACGCTGCTGTTGATGTCGAAGTGCTTCAGGCTGGAGGAACGGCCATCACTGCCGGGCCGATTCCGAAATTAAGGCCGGACTGGGTGGCTGCGATTCACGATGGCTCTTGTGAAGTTCGACTGGCACGGTCACTCGCCGGGGCCGCCGCCCAATCCAGTGGTCACGATCCCGTACGTCATCACTGGCTGCCACTGGAATCTCCCTGGGCCAATCGGTTTCAGGTTTCCGACAAGAGACTGGCGAACGATCCACGTGTCGTCGCGAAAGGCCGTGATGCGGTCGCTGATTGTGCTGCTGTGGTCGAACGCCGCTTGATTGATGCGGAACAAGACAATCAACGCAGGTTGCCACTGAAATCTGCAATCGGTTGCCATGCCCGACTGACGGACATTGCCGAACTCATCGACGGGCATGTGGATCTCGAACGGGTCGTCAAACTCGCCCGTGCCTTGATGGCATTGGATTGGCCTGCATGGCGACGTGATTACCGAGAGCTGTTGCCCGCTCAACCGCCAGAAAGCGTGTACGAAAACCACCCTGATGAAGCCTGGCTTGCCGTGAAATTGGCGTGTCTACCGTGCCCGATTGCTAAAGGTCTCGATATCCCGGTCGAACCAAGCATTGTGCGTCGGTTGATTGCGGGCGATGCAGCGTCCGCTGTTCAGGCTGCCAGCAGACGTCTTGGTGCTTGCGGGCTACGGTTGCCGTTTTCCGGTGCGATTGCCGATGCCGACACCGCTCGACTTTGGGCCGCCGCCCTGGTGTTCCCGGTTTCCCAAGCCAGCGCTCGTCGTGCTGCCAACATTCTCGTTCCTGACTACTTTGGAGAAAACAATGCCTGA
- a CDS encoding CPBP family intramembrane glutamic endopeptidase, with product MENPPALLILLNLLLLYVMVVSFVKWIRLLIAHRSNLAGIPEYLVPAQPRVKPFWNPGDALVMFGLMQVIAGLSIASMMAAGWVTRATADAPATGTTYLIVVTLGSGVVAAILALAWLRLRERRFVDLLSLRLSDADGLLGLKASLMILPPVLLVAAAASLLIDYEHPVLDSMAGMSPMKFAMIFIGTAIITPFTEELLFRVLLQGGLERLANPITDPDTGWRSRSWWPIVVTSIVFAMAHLGQGAAPIPLFVLSLGLGFLYRQTGNITAPMIVHMVLNGSTIVLEGIKAMSS from the coding sequence TTGGAAAACCCGCCGGCTTTGTTGATCCTGCTGAACCTATTGCTGCTGTATGTGATGGTGGTCAGCTTTGTGAAGTGGATCCGATTGCTGATCGCGCATCGCAGCAACCTTGCGGGGATCCCCGAGTACTTGGTGCCTGCCCAGCCACGTGTGAAACCGTTCTGGAATCCGGGCGACGCGTTGGTGATGTTCGGCCTGATGCAAGTGATTGCGGGACTATCGATCGCGTCGATGATGGCCGCCGGATGGGTGACACGGGCGACAGCCGATGCCCCGGCCACCGGCACGACCTACCTGATCGTCGTCACCCTGGGTTCAGGAGTGGTGGCCGCCATCCTGGCGCTGGCATGGCTTCGCCTTCGCGAACGGCGTTTCGTCGATCTGCTTTCTCTGCGGCTCAGCGATGCCGATGGGCTGCTGGGGCTGAAGGCGTCGTTGATGATCCTGCCGCCAGTGCTATTGGTCGCCGCGGCGGCATCACTGTTGATCGACTATGAACACCCGGTGTTGGATTCGATGGCCGGCATGTCACCGATGAAGTTCGCGATGATCTTCATTGGCACCGCGATCATCACGCCGTTCACCGAAGAACTGCTGTTTCGTGTCCTGCTGCAAGGCGGCCTGGAACGGCTGGCCAACCCGATCACGGATCCCGACACGGGATGGCGATCCCGTTCATGGTGGCCGATCGTCGTGACCAGCATCGTGTTCGCGATGGCGCACCTGGGCCAGGGCGCTGCCCCCATCCCACTGTTCGTACTGTCCTTGGGACTCGGTTTCCTATATCGCCAAACCGGCAATATCACCGCCCCTATGATCGTCCACATGGTGCTGAACGGATCGACCATCGTGCTAGAGGGCATCAAGGCGATGTCGTCCTAA